The Streptomyces spororaveus genome includes a region encoding these proteins:
- a CDS encoding WD40 repeat domain-containing protein, with protein MRLSKPSAAASAAVAVTTAVAAAALAVPPVPALAAGSPATSSFTISDPRIKESSGLAASRIHPGVYWTHNDSDDGPYIYAVDSATGRTVARVTLKGIGTPRDVEAISLGPDGQLYVGDIGDNRNGTWDHVWIYRFPEPRQLGDVTVEAAQFTVKYADGARNAEALMVHPVTGRVYIASKDENKGGLYEGPAELTTGGTNVFRRVAAVPWVTDGAFSPDGTRLTLRGYFTARTYPWKDGLPVGEGERVDAPWQGQAESVTYTPDGSTLMFGAEGEGSRVIAVPVTAAPSAGSSASPKPGSPAGASPATQPTGSFGKGALVLVGGLILVFGTKRLLRRRRT; from the coding sequence ATGCGCCTGTCCAAGCCGTCCGCCGCCGCGTCCGCCGCCGTTGCCGTCACCACCGCCGTCGCCGCCGCCGCACTCGCCGTGCCGCCGGTCCCGGCCCTCGCGGCGGGGTCCCCCGCCACGTCCTCCTTCACCATCTCCGACCCGCGGATCAAGGAGTCGAGCGGCCTGGCCGCCAGCCGGATCCACCCGGGCGTGTACTGGACGCACAACGACAGCGACGACGGCCCGTACATCTACGCGGTGGACTCGGCGACGGGCCGGACGGTGGCCCGCGTGACGCTGAAGGGGATCGGCACGCCGCGCGACGTCGAGGCGATCTCGCTCGGCCCGGACGGGCAGCTCTACGTCGGGGACATCGGCGACAACCGCAACGGCACCTGGGACCACGTGTGGATCTACCGCTTCCCGGAACCGAGGCAACTGGGTGATGTCACGGTCGAGGCCGCGCAGTTCACGGTGAAGTACGCGGACGGTGCGCGCAACGCGGAGGCCCTGATGGTCCATCCGGTGACGGGCCGCGTCTACATCGCGAGCAAGGACGAGAACAAGGGCGGCCTGTACGAGGGTCCCGCGGAGCTGACGACGGGCGGCACGAACGTGTTCCGGCGGGTCGCCGCCGTGCCGTGGGTGACGGACGGGGCGTTCTCGCCCGACGGCACCCGGCTGACGCTGCGGGGCTACTTCACGGCCCGCACCTACCCGTGGAAGGACGGCCTGCCGGTCGGCGAGGGCGAGCGGGTGGACGCGCCGTGGCAGGGGCAGGCGGAGTCGGTGACGTACACGCCGGACGGCTCGACGCTGATGTTCGGCGCGGAGGGCGAGGGCAGCCGCGTCATCGCCGTCCCGGTCACCGCCGCCCCCTCGGCCGGGTCCTCGGCCTCTCCGAAGCCGGGCTCCCCGGCGGGCGCGTCCCCCGCGACGCAGCCGACGGGCAGCTTCGGCAAGGGCGCCCTCGTCCTGGTGGGCGGCCTGATCCTGGTCTTCGGCACCAAGCGCCTCCTGCGACGCCGCCGCACCTGA
- a CDS encoding GDSL-type esterase/lipase family protein, producing the protein MRFMFVGDSMTIGRAGDYTWRYRMWQHLSSTFGGPYRIVGPRCELYDTAADTPTSHAYADPGFPERARRHLAGWGEGWQHMAPLIGPAVDSTGADVLLVSLGLIDLGFYTDAEQTAANARRFIAGARAARPAVRMILLPVIPNSRAEEDAPFAAEVARFNELLAKAVADLTTDASPILLAARPDAYDIHRDTYDGTHPNASGEHRLAGEFAAVLHQAWGIGGPYRRAGEP; encoded by the coding sequence ATGCGTTTCATGTTCGTCGGCGACTCCATGACCATCGGACGCGCCGGCGACTACACCTGGCGCTACCGGATGTGGCAGCACCTCAGCTCGACCTTCGGCGGTCCCTACCGGATCGTCGGTCCGCGCTGCGAGCTGTACGACACCGCCGCCGACACGCCCACCAGCCACGCCTACGCCGACCCGGGCTTTCCGGAGCGCGCCCGCCGCCATCTGGCCGGCTGGGGCGAGGGCTGGCAGCACATGGCCCCCCTCATCGGTCCCGCGGTCGACTCGACCGGGGCCGACGTCCTGCTGGTCTCCCTCGGGCTGATCGACCTCGGCTTCTACACCGACGCCGAGCAGACCGCCGCCAACGCCCGCCGGTTCATCGCCGGGGCCCGCGCCGCCCGCCCCGCCGTCCGCATGATCCTGCTGCCGGTCATCCCGAACAGCCGGGCCGAGGAGGACGCCCCCTTCGCGGCCGAGGTGGCCCGTTTCAACGAGCTCCTCGCGAAGGCCGTGGCCGACCTGACCACCGACGCCTCGCCGATCCTGCTGGCCGCGCGCCCGGACGCGTACGACATCCACCGCGACACCTACGACGGCACCCACCCCAACGCCTCGGGCGAGCACCGGCTGGCCGGGGAGTTCGCGGCCGTCCTGCACCAGGCGTGGGGCATCGGCGGCCCCTACCGCCGCGCGGGGGAGCCGTAA
- a CDS encoding aldo/keto reductase, producing MKYTQLGRTGLKVSRLVLGTMNFGPQTGEPESHSIMDSALDAGINYFDTANVYGWGENKGRTEEIIGTWFAQGGDRREKTVLATKVYASMSREGETWPNYDRLSALNIRRAVDASLKRLQTDYIDVYQFHHVDRLTPFEEIWQAVEVLVQQGKILYAGSSNFPGWKIAQANETAARQGRLGLVSEQCLYNLAERRAEMEVIPAAEAYGLGVIPWSPLHGGLLGGVIKKEVQGGRRASGRSADALANSTVRAQVQAYEDLLDKHGLEPGEVGLAWLLTRPGVTGPIVGPRTQEQLDSALRAVELELSDEVLAGLEEIFPGPGASPEAFAW from the coding sequence ATGAAGTACACGCAGCTCGGACGCACCGGCCTCAAGGTCAGCCGACTCGTTCTCGGCACCATGAACTTCGGCCCCCAGACCGGGGAGCCCGAAAGTCACTCGATCATGGACTCCGCCCTCGACGCGGGCATCAACTACTTCGACACCGCCAATGTGTACGGGTGGGGCGAGAACAAGGGCCGCACCGAGGAGATCATCGGCACCTGGTTCGCCCAGGGCGGCGACCGCCGCGAGAAGACGGTCCTCGCCACCAAGGTCTACGCCTCGATGTCCCGCGAGGGCGAGACCTGGCCCAACTACGACCGCCTGTCGGCGCTGAACATCCGGCGCGCCGTCGACGCCAGCCTCAAGCGGCTCCAGACCGACTACATCGACGTCTACCAGTTCCACCACGTCGACCGGCTGACCCCCTTCGAGGAGATCTGGCAGGCCGTCGAGGTCCTGGTCCAGCAGGGCAAGATCCTCTACGCGGGCTCCTCCAACTTCCCCGGCTGGAAGATCGCCCAGGCCAACGAGACCGCCGCCCGCCAGGGACGGCTCGGACTGGTCAGTGAGCAGTGCCTCTACAACCTCGCGGAGCGGCGCGCCGAGATGGAGGTCATCCCGGCCGCCGAGGCGTACGGGCTCGGGGTCATCCCGTGGTCCCCGCTGCACGGGGGCCTGCTGGGCGGGGTCATCAAGAAGGAGGTCCAGGGCGGCCGCCGCGCCTCCGGCCGGTCGGCGGACGCGCTGGCCAACAGCACGGTACGGGCCCAGGTGCAGGCGTACGAGGACCTGCTGGACAAGCACGGCCTGGAGCCGGGCGAAGTCGGTCTGGCCTGGCTGCTGACGCGTCCCGGGGTCACTGGGCCGATCGTCGGGCCGCGTACGCAGGAGCAGCTCGACTCGGCGCTGCGCGCGGTGGAGCTGGAGCTCTCGGACGAGGTCCTGGCGGGCCTGGAAGAGATCTTCCCCGGTCCGGGGGCATCGCCGGAGGCCTTCGCCTGGTAG
- the thpR gene encoding RNA 2',3'-cyclic phosphodiesterase, translating into MRLFAAVLPPEAAVAELAAAVQAVHDDRLTWTGRAGWHFTLAFMGEVREEVLPELHTRLERAAHRTAPFALRLHGSGHFGERALWVGAAGELAALRMLADRADAAARRAGVPMEQHHRYTPHLTLARSRGATTPLRPYLDALAPFEGTSWQVATLSLVRSNLPVSGVPGEQPRYETVGAWPLRG; encoded by the coding sequence ATGAGACTGTTCGCAGCCGTCCTCCCGCCGGAGGCGGCCGTCGCCGAGCTCGCCGCCGCCGTGCAGGCGGTCCACGACGACCGGCTGACCTGGACCGGACGGGCCGGCTGGCACTTCACCCTCGCCTTCATGGGCGAGGTACGGGAGGAGGTGCTCCCGGAACTGCACACCCGCCTGGAGCGGGCCGCCCACCGCACGGCCCCCTTCGCACTGCGGCTGCACGGCAGCGGCCACTTCGGGGAGCGCGCCCTGTGGGTCGGCGCCGCCGGCGAGCTCGCCGCCCTGCGGATGCTCGCCGACCGGGCCGACGCCGCCGCCCGGCGGGCCGGCGTACCGATGGAGCAGCACCACCGGTACACCCCGCACCTCACCCTGGCCCGCAGCCGCGGCGCCACCACCCCGCTGCGGCCCTACCTGGACGCCCTCGCCCCCTTCGAGGGCACGTCCTGGCAGGTCGCCACCCTCAGCCTGGTCCGCAGCAACCTCCCCGTCAGCGGGGTGCCGGGCGAGCAGCCCCGCTACGAGACCGTCGGAGCCTGGCCGCTGCGCGGCTGA
- a CDS encoding MFS transporter — protein MSTGTGADSAPGHTSTPATAATLAAPASKGSMFGSLKIRNYRLFATGQVVSNTGTWMQRIAQDWLVLSLTGSASAVGITIALQFLPMLMFGLYGGVLADRLPKRPLLLATQSAMGLTGIALAVLTLAGHVQVWHVYLAAFAIGLVTVVDNPARQTFVPEMVGKDQVANAVSLNSANFQSARLVGPAIAGVLITAVGSGWAFLLNGLSFAAPIAGLLLMRTNELHPVEPRPRAKGQLREGLRYVAGRPELIWPIVLVGFIGTFGFNFPIWLSAYVSDVFHGDAGTYGLFNTLIAAGSLAGALLAARRGQSRLRVLVAAAVLFSVLLLVTAFAPGFWLFAALLVPIGIFGLTVNVTANSSVQMATDPEMRGRVMALFMMVFTGGTPLGAPLLGWITDTYGARIGMASGAVISLAASVAIAVVLARVGNLRMRLSRRGVAFVPAAPPRRELVTVA, from the coding sequence TTGAGTACGGGAACCGGAGCAGACTCCGCACCCGGCCACACATCCACCCCCGCTACCGCCGCGACCCTCGCGGCACCCGCGAGCAAGGGCTCCATGTTCGGCTCGCTGAAGATCCGCAACTACCGGCTCTTCGCCACCGGCCAGGTCGTCTCCAACACGGGCACCTGGATGCAGCGCATCGCCCAGGACTGGCTGGTCCTCTCACTGACCGGCTCCGCCTCCGCCGTCGGCATCACCATCGCCCTGCAGTTCCTGCCGATGCTGATGTTCGGCCTCTACGGCGGCGTACTCGCCGACCGGCTGCCCAAGCGGCCACTGCTCCTCGCCACCCAGAGCGCGATGGGCCTGACCGGCATCGCCCTCGCCGTCCTCACCCTGGCCGGACACGTCCAGGTGTGGCACGTCTACCTCGCCGCCTTCGCCATCGGCCTGGTCACCGTCGTCGACAACCCGGCCCGGCAGACCTTCGTCCCCGAGATGGTCGGCAAGGACCAGGTGGCCAACGCCGTCAGCCTGAACTCGGCCAACTTCCAGTCCGCGCGGCTGGTCGGCCCGGCGATCGCCGGTGTGCTGATCACCGCCGTCGGCTCCGGCTGGGCCTTCCTGCTGAACGGACTGTCCTTCGCCGCGCCCATCGCCGGCCTGCTGCTGATGCGCACGAACGAACTGCACCCGGTCGAGCCGAGGCCCCGCGCCAAGGGACAGCTGCGCGAAGGCCTGCGCTACGTCGCCGGCCGCCCGGAGCTGATCTGGCCGATCGTGCTCGTCGGCTTCATCGGCACCTTCGGGTTCAATTTCCCGATCTGGCTCTCGGCCTACGTCAGCGACGTCTTCCACGGCGACGCGGGCACCTACGGACTCTTCAACACCCTGATCGCGGCCGGTTCCCTGGCCGGCGCCCTGCTCGCGGCCCGGCGCGGACAGTCCCGCCTGCGGGTCCTGGTCGCCGCGGCCGTACTGTTCTCGGTCCTGCTCCTGGTGACCGCCTTCGCCCCCGGCTTCTGGCTGTTCGCCGCCCTGCTCGTACCCATCGGGATCTTCGGCCTGACGGTCAACGTCACGGCCAACTCCAGCGTGCAGATGGCGACCGACCCCGAGATGCGGGGCCGCGTCATGGCCCTGTTCATGATGGTGTTCACGGGCGGCACCCCGCTGGGCGCCCCGCTGCTGGGCTGGATCACCGACACCTACGGAGCCCGGATCGGCATGGCCTCGGGCGCCGTGATCTCCCTGGCCGCCTCCGTCGCGATCGCGGTGGTCCTGGCCCGGGTCGGCAACCTCCGCATGCGGCTGAGCCGCCGCGGCGTGGCCTTCGTCCCGGCCGCCCCGCCCCGCCGCGAACTGGTGACGGTGGCCTGA
- a CDS encoding MarR family winged helix-turn-helix transcriptional regulator encodes MHDLSHGDDAAAVNDLRSAVMRLGRRLKHQRVDESLSPTEMSVLGTLARCGQATPGELARREHVQPPSMTRIVALLEAKGLVTLEPHPDDRRQKVVRQTEEAEAMLEESRRKRNAFLAGLAAELTEDEWAKLRAAAPVLEKLAHL; translated from the coding sequence ATGCATGACCTCTCCCATGGCGACGACGCAGCCGCCGTGAACGACCTCCGCTCCGCCGTCATGCGGCTGGGGCGACGCCTGAAGCACCAGCGCGTCGACGAGTCGCTGAGCCCGACCGAGATGTCGGTCCTCGGCACCCTCGCCCGCTGCGGCCAGGCCACACCCGGCGAACTCGCCCGGCGGGAGCACGTCCAGCCGCCGTCGATGACACGCATCGTCGCGTTGCTGGAAGCCAAGGGACTGGTCACGCTGGAACCGCACCCCGACGACCGCCGCCAAAAGGTGGTCCGCCAGACGGAGGAAGCCGAAGCGATGCTCGAAGAGAGCCGCCGCAAGCGCAACGCCTTCCTGGCCGGGCTCGCAGCCGAGCTGACCGAGGACGAATGGGCCAAGCTCCGCGCGGCCGCACCCGTCCTGGAGAAGCTCGCGCACCTCTGA
- a CDS encoding NCS2 family permease, with the protein MSTPAPAPAATAPEPSPQEPSGPLDRYFKISERGSTLAREVRGGFATFFAMAYIIVLNPIILGSAKDMYGHQLDNGQLVTATALTAAFTTLLMGVIGNVPIALAAGLGVNTVVALQLAPRMSWPDAMGMVVLAGIVVMLLVATGLRERVMSAVPLGLRKGIAIGIGLFIMLIGLVDAGFVSRIPDAAHTTVPLQLGSDGHLHGWPVLIFVVGVLLTLALLIRKTPGAILISIVAMTVVAVVVQLIVQLPDSGWGLTVPEWPGNPVAAPDFGLVGQVSLFGGFGKVGMLTGILFVFTVLLSCFFDAMGTILGVGDEAKLIDKKTGEFPGINRVLLVDGLAVASGGATSSSATTCFVESTAGVGEGARTGMANVVTGGLFAVALFLAPLATMVPSQAATPALVAVGFLILAGSVRDIDWSDFTIAVPAFLAMVMMPFTYSITNGIGIGFISFCVLRLATGRGRGVPVAMYVVSAVFVFYYAMPALGLAH; encoded by the coding sequence ATGAGCACTCCGGCCCCCGCCCCCGCAGCGACCGCCCCGGAGCCTTCCCCCCAGGAACCCTCCGGCCCGCTGGACCGCTACTTCAAGATCTCCGAGCGCGGCTCGACCCTCGCCCGTGAGGTCCGCGGCGGCTTCGCGACCTTCTTCGCCATGGCCTACATCATCGTGCTGAACCCGATCATCCTGGGCAGCGCGAAGGACATGTACGGGCACCAGCTCGACAACGGCCAGCTCGTGACGGCCACCGCCCTGACGGCGGCCTTCACCACCCTCCTCATGGGTGTCATCGGCAACGTCCCGATCGCGCTCGCCGCCGGCCTCGGCGTGAACACGGTCGTCGCGCTCCAGCTCGCCCCCCGCATGAGCTGGCCCGACGCCATGGGCATGGTGGTCCTGGCCGGCATCGTGGTGATGCTGCTGGTCGCCACCGGCCTGCGCGAGCGGGTCATGAGCGCCGTCCCGCTGGGCCTGCGCAAGGGCATCGCCATCGGCATCGGCCTGTTCATCATGCTGATCGGCCTGGTCGACGCGGGCTTCGTCTCGCGCATCCCGGACGCCGCGCACACCACGGTCCCGCTCCAGCTCGGCAGCGACGGCCACCTGCACGGCTGGCCCGTCCTGATCTTCGTGGTCGGCGTGCTGCTCACCCTCGCCCTGCTGATCCGCAAGACGCCGGGCGCGATCCTGATCTCCATCGTGGCCATGACCGTCGTCGCCGTCGTGGTCCAGCTGATCGTCCAGCTGCCCGACTCCGGCTGGGGCCTGACCGTTCCCGAATGGCCCGGCAACCCGGTGGCCGCGCCCGATTTCGGGCTCGTCGGCCAGGTCAGCCTGTTCGGCGGCTTCGGCAAGGTCGGGATGCTCACCGGCATCCTCTTCGTCTTCACCGTGCTGCTGTCCTGCTTCTTCGACGCCATGGGCACGATCCTCGGCGTCGGTGACGAGGCGAAGCTGATCGACAAGAAGACCGGCGAGTTCCCCGGGATCAACCGGGTCCTGCTCGTCGACGGCCTGGCGGTCGCCTCGGGCGGCGCCACCTCCTCCTCCGCGACCACCTGCTTCGTGGAGTCCACGGCCGGCGTCGGCGAGGGCGCCCGTACGGGCATGGCGAACGTCGTGACGGGCGGCCTCTTCGCCGTGGCGCTGTTCCTCGCCCCGCTCGCCACCATGGTCCCGTCCCAGGCGGCCACCCCGGCGCTCGTGGCGGTGGGCTTCCTGATCCTGGCGGGCTCGGTCAGGGACATCGACTGGAGCGACTTCACCATCGCCGTCCCGGCCTTCCTGGCCATGGTGATGATGCCCTTCACCTACTCGATCACCAACGGCATCGGCATCGGCTTCATCAGCTTCTGCGTCCTGCGCCTGGCGACCGGCCGGGGCCGCGGGGTCCCGGTGGCCATGTACGTGGTGTCGGCGGTGTTCGTCTTCTACTACGCGATGCCCGCCCTCGGCCTCGCGCACTAG
- a CDS encoding DUF2530 domain-containing protein — protein sequence MAKWTAKHEAPEPLEGPVVATVTGGTILWFALFLVQLPFYGWFADQGRLWWVWTCAAGGFLGLIGIWYVRGRDAALARHAAEQVEQAAQAPPEPEPGPQD from the coding sequence ATGGCGAAATGGACTGCGAAGCACGAGGCGCCCGAGCCCCTGGAGGGCCCGGTCGTCGCCACCGTCACCGGTGGCACGATCCTGTGGTTCGCCCTCTTCCTGGTCCAGCTGCCCTTCTACGGGTGGTTCGCCGACCAGGGCCGCCTCTGGTGGGTCTGGACCTGCGCGGCCGGCGGCTTCCTCGGCCTGATCGGCATCTGGTACGTCCGCGGCCGCGACGCGGCGCTTGCGCGCCACGCGGCGGAACAGGTGGAACAGGCGGCCCAGGCTCCGCCGGAGCCGGAGCCCGGCCCGCAGGACTAG
- a CDS encoding cation-translocating P-type ATPase, producing MTQRAGTESDGPEPGGGTAAPAIDAGAELDPVHPVRPPAPLFKPGGLSTAEVAERVARGEVNDVPVRSSRSTTDIVRANVFTRFNAIIGVLWVIMLFVAPIQDSLFGFVIVANTGIGIIQELRAKKTLDSLAVIGEAKPSVRRDGRTAEISTSEIVLGDVIELGPGDKVVVDGSVGEADGLEIDESLLTGEADPVLKKPGDRVMSGSFVVAGGGAFTATKVGREAYAAQLAEEASRFTLVHSELRSGISTILKYVTWMMIPTSIGLIISQLLVKDNNLKDSIARTVGGIVPMIPEGLVLLTSVAFAIGVIRLGRKQCLVQELPAIEGLARVDVVCLDKTGTLTEGGMDVTELRPLGGAEPAYVKKVLGALGESDPRPNASLQAIIDAYPDMAEWRCTESLPFSSTRKYSGASFSEGDGENNTWLLGAPDVLLPAGDPALDEINDLNEQGLRVLLLARSARELDDAAVATGVRPTALVVLEQRLRPDAADTLRYFEDQDVKAKVISGDNAVSVGAVAGKLGLPGAENTVDARGLPTDQGDMAQVLDDNSVFGRVSPQQKRDMVGALQSKGHTVAMTGDGVNDVLALKDADIGVSMGSGSEATKAVAQIVLLNNSFSTLPSVVAEGRRVIGNITRVATLFLTKTVYSVLLAILVVCSQVEYPFLPRHLTLLSTLTIGIPAFFLALAPNKERAKPHFVKRVMRYAIPGGVIAAVATFVSYLIARHHYTGQGALEAESSAATLTLFLTSMWVLAIIARPYTWWRMALVGAMGGAFLIVLVVPWLQDFFQLKLVGAVVPWIAVAVAVGAAVLIEFTFRWVDRRFPA from the coding sequence ATGACGCAGCGGGCTGGAACCGAATCCGACGGGCCGGAGCCGGGCGGCGGGACGGCCGCCCCCGCCATCGACGCGGGAGCCGAGCTGGACCCCGTACACCCGGTTCGCCCGCCCGCGCCCCTCTTCAAGCCGGGCGGCCTGAGCACGGCCGAGGTCGCCGAGCGCGTCGCACGGGGCGAGGTCAACGACGTTCCCGTCCGCAGCAGCCGCTCCACCACCGACATCGTCCGCGCCAACGTCTTCACCCGGTTCAACGCGATCATCGGCGTCCTCTGGGTGATCATGCTCTTCGTCGCGCCGATCCAGGACAGCCTCTTCGGCTTCGTGATCGTCGCGAACACCGGCATCGGCATCATCCAGGAACTGCGCGCCAAGAAGACCCTCGACAGCCTCGCCGTCATCGGCGAGGCCAAACCCAGCGTGCGCCGCGACGGCCGGACCGCCGAGATCTCCACCTCCGAGATCGTCCTCGGTGACGTCATCGAGCTCGGCCCCGGCGACAAGGTCGTCGTCGACGGATCCGTCGGCGAGGCCGACGGCCTGGAGATCGACGAATCCCTGCTCACCGGCGAGGCCGACCCCGTCCTGAAGAAGCCCGGCGACCGGGTCATGTCCGGTTCCTTCGTGGTCGCCGGCGGCGGCGCCTTCACCGCCACCAAGGTCGGCCGCGAGGCCTACGCCGCCCAGTTGGCCGAAGAGGCCTCCCGTTTCACGCTCGTCCACTCCGAGCTGCGCTCCGGCATCTCCACCATCCTCAAATACGTCACCTGGATGATGATCCCGACCTCGATCGGCCTGATCATCAGCCAGCTCCTCGTCAAGGACAACAACCTCAAGGACTCCATCGCCCGGACCGTCGGCGGCATCGTCCCGATGATCCCCGAAGGACTCGTCCTGCTCACCTCCGTGGCCTTCGCGATCGGCGTCATCCGGCTCGGCCGCAAGCAGTGCCTGGTACAGGAGCTGCCCGCCATCGAGGGCCTCGCCCGCGTCGACGTAGTCTGCCTCGACAAGACCGGAACCCTCACCGAGGGCGGCATGGACGTCACCGAGCTCCGCCCCCTCGGCGGCGCCGAGCCGGCGTACGTCAAGAAGGTGCTCGGCGCCCTCGGCGAGTCCGACCCGCGCCCCAACGCCAGCCTCCAGGCGATCATCGACGCCTATCCGGACATGGCGGAGTGGCGCTGCACCGAGTCCCTGCCCTTCTCCTCCACCCGCAAGTACAGCGGCGCCAGCTTCAGCGAGGGCGACGGCGAGAACAACACCTGGCTGCTCGGCGCCCCCGACGTACTGCTGCCCGCCGGGGACCCCGCCCTGGACGAGATCAACGACCTCAACGAGCAGGGACTACGCGTCCTGCTGCTGGCCCGTTCCGCCCGCGAACTCGACGACGCGGCCGTCGCCACCGGGGTCCGGCCGACCGCCCTGGTCGTCCTGGAACAGCGGCTGCGCCCCGACGCCGCCGACACCCTGCGCTACTTCGAGGACCAGGACGTCAAGGCGAAGGTCATCTCCGGCGACAACGCGGTCTCGGTCGGCGCGGTCGCCGGCAAGCTGGGGCTGCCGGGTGCGGAGAACACCGTGGACGCCCGCGGGCTCCCCACCGACCAGGGCGACATGGCGCAGGTCCTCGACGACAACTCCGTCTTCGGACGGGTGAGCCCGCAGCAGAAACGCGACATGGTCGGAGCCCTCCAGTCCAAGGGCCACACGGTCGCCATGACGGGCGACGGCGTCAACGACGTCCTGGCCCTCAAGGACGCGGACATCGGCGTCAGCATGGGCTCGGGCTCGGAGGCGACGAAGGCGGTGGCCCAGATCGTCCTGCTCAACAACAGCTTCTCGACGCTGCCCTCGGTGGTCGCCGAGGGCCGCCGGGTCATCGGCAACATCACCCGCGTGGCGACCCTCTTCCTCACGAAGACGGTCTACTCGGTGCTGCTGGCCATCCTGGTGGTCTGCTCGCAGGTCGAGTACCCCTTCCTGCCCCGCCACCTGACGCTGCTGTCCACGCTCACCATCGGCATCCCGGCCTTCTTCCTGGCCCTGGCCCCGAACAAGGAGCGCGCGAAACCGCACTTCGTGAAGCGGGTCATGCGCTACGCGATCCCCGGCGGCGTCATCGCGGCCGTGGCCACCTTCGTCTCGTACCTGATCGCCCGCCACCACTACACCGGCCAGGGTGCGCTCGAAGCCGAGTCCAGCGCGGCCACGCTGACCCTGTTCCTGACGTCCATGTGGGTCCTGGCGATCATCGCCCGCCCGTACACGTGGTGGCGGATGGCCCTGGTCGGCGCGATGGGCGGGGCGTTCCTGATCGTCCTCGTCGTGCCGTGGCTGCAGGACTTCTTCCAGCTCAAGCTGGTGGGCGCGGTGGTGCCGTGGATCGCGGTGGCCGTCGCCGTGGGCGCCGCCGTCCTGATCGAGTTCACCTTCAGGTGGGTCGACCGGAGGTTCCCGGCCTGA
- a CDS encoding acyltransferase family protein: MSDRRARSAAFRWSRGPVSELFSGRNNSLGLLRLLLASAVVVSHASVLGFGRHEFGHSFSQGQIDLGKMAVFGFFFLSGILVTRSGNRLPVGRFLWHRALRLLPGFWVCMAVTAFAVAPFLYWRQHGSTAGFWDHPQGPFSYVEANWAVGIGQWGISDVLETASAKGLTHNVGMNGALWSLAYEILCYFGVALLALGGSLVRSRRTILAVAVILGGLVFGDAIGNRLISGAGAAAHGGNVIVPLMGPQSLNTIIYLGFAFALGAVLEVYKERVPVSDPLAGLSAVVFLLTLHYGYFFALGVPAFCYLLLWLAIRLPKPFQRIGAKHDYSYGIYIYGFLVQQSLAVLGGARWGFPAYLGLSLGGALVAAVLSWHLVERQAMRLKDLGAPRRPASGIPAPRSGAPAEGQRPVPVA; encoded by the coding sequence ATGTCCGACAGGAGAGCCCGTTCGGCAGCCTTCCGCTGGTCCCGCGGGCCGGTGTCCGAGCTGTTCTCCGGACGGAACAACAGCCTGGGCCTCCTGCGGCTGCTCCTCGCGTCGGCGGTCGTGGTCTCGCACGCGAGCGTCCTCGGCTTCGGGCGCCATGAGTTCGGTCACAGCTTCTCGCAGGGTCAGATCGACCTCGGGAAGATGGCCGTCTTCGGCTTCTTCTTCCTCTCCGGCATCCTCGTGACGCGCAGCGGCAACCGGCTGCCCGTCGGCCGTTTCCTGTGGCATCGCGCGCTGCGCCTGCTGCCCGGCTTCTGGGTCTGCATGGCCGTCACGGCCTTCGCCGTGGCGCCCTTCCTGTACTGGCGTCAGCACGGCAGCACGGCAGGGTTCTGGGACCACCCGCAGGGGCCCTTCTCCTACGTCGAGGCGAACTGGGCCGTCGGTATCGGCCAGTGGGGCATATCCGACGTGCTGGAGACCGCCTCCGCCAAGGGGCTCACCCACAACGTGGGGATGAACGGGGCCCTGTGGTCGCTGGCGTACGAGATCCTCTGCTACTTCGGCGTCGCCCTGCTGGCGCTCGGCGGCTCGCTCGTCCGCTCCCGGCGGACCATCCTGGCGGTGGCGGTGATCCTGGGCGGCCTGGTCTTCGGCGATGCGATCGGCAACCGGCTGATCAGCGGGGCCGGGGCGGCGGCGCACGGCGGGAACGTGATCGTCCCGCTGATGGGCCCGCAGAGCCTGAACACCATCATCTACCTCGGGTTCGCCTTCGCCCTCGGTGCGGTGCTGGAGGTCTACAAGGAGCGCGTCCCGGTCAGCGACCCGCTGGCGGGCCTCAGCGCCGTGGTGTTCCTGCTGACCCTGCACTACGGGTACTTCTTCGCCCTGGGCGTGCCGGCCTTCTGCTACCTGCTGCTGTGGCTGGCCATCCGGCTGCCCAAGCCGTTCCAGCGGATCGGCGCCAAGCACGACTACTCGTACGGCATCTACATCTACGGCTTCCTCGTCCAGCAGTCACTGGCCGTCCTCGGCGGCGCGCGCTGGGGCTTCCCCGCCTACCTGGGGCTCTCCCTGGGCGGCGCGCTGGTCGCGGCGGTCCTCTCCTGGCACCTGGTCGAACGGCAGGCGATGCGCCTGAAGGACCTCGGCGCCCCGCGCCGCCCGGCGTCCGGCATCCCCGCTCCCCGCAGCGGCGCCCCGGCCGAGGGACAGCGGCCCGTACCGGTTGCCTGA